The following are encoded in a window of Paraburkholderia sp. HP33-1 genomic DNA:
- a CDS encoding cation:proton antiporter — protein sequence MNSAFSFLPAWPLSPDAIFWAGLALLAAGLCGELCYRAWRLPRISGYAVIGLVAGTAGFGVIDAESASAARPLLDVALGLLLFELGSRLDLRWIRRNPWLILSSVAEATLTFVLVLPVLLFLHVPLMVATVLAAIAMATSPAMVIQLKTELRAEGQVTQRLLTLTALNSMYAVVIEKLVSSWLHQEVYGNVFATILQPLYLLVGSLVLAYLLARTCTFFYRRLNMHDEHSFVALFGLVLLAIAIAHLFKLSTILALLAAGIIVKNHEARPQLWPQHFGTAGWLLTVILFVLTLTSFEWKHIALGGVAALGLIVARLAAKLVGVLAFAKPSGLNWKQGVALGLSLSPMSALAYLLVDDTYNLYPNFDPQLRAIVMCSIFVLQILGPWLVYRSLALVAERREE from the coding sequence ATGAATTCGGCGTTTTCGTTTCTGCCAGCGTGGCCGCTTTCACCTGACGCCATTTTCTGGGCAGGTCTTGCGTTGCTTGCCGCCGGTCTGTGCGGCGAGCTCTGCTATCGCGCCTGGCGTTTACCTCGTATTTCCGGCTACGCGGTGATCGGCCTCGTGGCCGGCACGGCTGGCTTTGGCGTGATCGATGCGGAATCCGCGAGCGCCGCGCGGCCGCTGCTCGACGTCGCGCTCGGCCTGTTGTTGTTCGAACTGGGCAGCCGGCTGGATTTGCGCTGGATTCGCCGTAATCCGTGGCTGATCCTGTCGAGCGTCGCCGAAGCCACGCTGACTTTCGTGCTGGTACTGCCGGTGCTTCTGTTCCTGCACGTGCCGTTGATGGTCGCGACCGTACTCGCCGCGATCGCGATGGCGACATCGCCGGCGATGGTGATCCAGCTCAAAACAGAACTGCGCGCCGAAGGCCAGGTCACGCAGCGTCTTCTGACCTTGACCGCGCTGAACAGCATGTATGCGGTCGTGATTGAAAAGCTCGTGTCGAGCTGGCTGCATCAGGAGGTTTACGGCAACGTGTTTGCGACCATCCTGCAGCCGTTGTATCTGCTGGTCGGCTCGCTCGTGCTCGCGTATCTGCTCGCGCGCACCTGCACATTCTTTTATCGGCGCCTTAACATGCACGACGAGCATTCGTTCGTCGCGCTGTTCGGTCTCGTGCTGCTCGCGATCGCGATCGCGCATCTGTTTAAGCTGTCGACGATTCTCGCGCTGCTCGCCGCAGGCATCATCGTGAAGAATCACGAAGCGCGTCCGCAGTTGTGGCCGCAGCATTTCGGCACGGCCGGCTGGCTGCTGACCGTTATCCTGTTCGTGTTGACGCTGACGTCGTTCGAGTGGAAGCACATCGCGTTGGGCGGAGTTGCGGCGCTGGGGCTGATCGTTGCGCGGCTCGCGGCGAAGCTGGTCGGCGTGCTTGCGTTTGCGAAGCCAAGCGGCCTGAACTGGAAGCAGGGCGTGGCGCTGGGGCTGTCGTTGTCACCCATGTCGGCGCTTGCGTATCTGCTCGTCGACGACACCTACAACCTTTATCCGAATTTCGATCCGCAACTGCGCGCGATCGTCATGTGTTCGATCTTCGTGCTGCAGATTCTCGGGCCGTGGCTCGTCTATCGCAGCCTCGCGCTCGTCGCTGAGCGGCGCGAGGAGTAA
- the mnmC gene encoding bifunctional tRNA (5-methylaminomethyl-2-thiouridine)(34)-methyltransferase MnmD/FAD-dependent 5-carboxymethylaminomethyl-2-thiouridine(34) oxidoreductase MnmC: MTDPLISAVLAFRDNGSPYSPFYDDIYHSAVGALEQAHYVFLRGNELPERWQGRRTFTVLETGFGIGINFLVTWAAWRADPARCERLHFVSTEKHPFSAADLRRVLAMTISEPLISELADTLATEWPMLVPGTHRLEFEGGRVVLTLIFADAVESLPALRLRADAFYLDGFAPAKNPELWSPAIFKSLARVAADDATFATYTSAGDVKRALTQCGFEYRKVDGFGWKRAMLVGRFAPRWRVRRYEPPAPFAYDARHAVVIGAGLAGCAVIERLAARGWRVTSLERHASVAQDASGNPAGVFHPMISRDDSVASRVTRAGFLYALNRWAALERAGHQLARGDRGLLQIAADDDEARAIGDAIATFRYPSDYVTPVGAADAAQLAGMPIARGGWFFPRGGWIDPASLCAAQLAAAGGLVERRFGVDVARLERSGDQWTVFDTAGNALARAPVVIVAGAHEAAPIAGLRYAPTRSIRGQLSLLPAGTVAPLTLPVIGEGYAVPLANGVTLTGATYELDDPDTSLRADGHRENIERVAQMLPAFAGALDAAPLTSLAGRVAFRCVTSDRMPMIGQLADEVAASRDAARLRGAWPLDLPRVDGLYGAFAYGSRGLVWAALGAELIASQIEGEPWPLERDLAEDIDPARFLLRALRQGTVS, encoded by the coding sequence ATGACCGATCCGCTGATCTCCGCCGTCCTCGCTTTCCGCGACAACGGCAGCCCCTATTCACCGTTCTACGACGACATCTATCACAGCGCCGTCGGCGCGCTCGAGCAGGCTCACTACGTCTTTCTGCGTGGCAACGAATTGCCCGAACGATGGCAAGGCCGTCGCACGTTCACCGTGCTTGAAACCGGGTTTGGCATCGGCATCAACTTTCTCGTGACGTGGGCTGCATGGCGCGCCGATCCCGCACGCTGCGAGCGGCTGCATTTCGTGTCGACCGAGAAGCATCCGTTTAGCGCTGCCGATTTGCGCCGCGTCCTCGCGATGACGATCTCCGAACCGCTGATATCCGAACTCGCGGACACGCTCGCGACCGAATGGCCGATGCTCGTGCCCGGCACGCACCGGCTCGAATTCGAAGGCGGACGAGTCGTGTTGACGCTGATCTTTGCCGATGCAGTCGAGAGCCTGCCCGCGTTGCGGCTGCGTGCCGACGCGTTTTATCTGGATGGCTTCGCACCAGCGAAAAATCCGGAGCTATGGAGCCCGGCCATCTTCAAGTCGCTCGCACGCGTCGCGGCCGATGATGCGACCTTCGCCACTTACACCAGCGCGGGCGACGTCAAACGCGCACTGACGCAATGCGGCTTCGAGTATCGGAAGGTCGACGGCTTCGGCTGGAAACGCGCGATGCTGGTCGGCCGCTTCGCGCCGCGCTGGCGCGTGCGCCGTTATGAGCCACCCGCGCCGTTCGCGTACGACGCGCGACATGCGGTCGTGATCGGCGCGGGGCTGGCTGGCTGCGCGGTGATCGAACGGCTCGCGGCACGTGGCTGGCGCGTCACTTCACTCGAACGGCATGCGTCGGTTGCGCAGGACGCGTCCGGCAATCCGGCCGGCGTATTCCACCCAATGATTTCGCGCGACGACAGCGTCGCGTCGCGCGTCACGCGCGCGGGCTTCCTTTACGCGCTCAATCGTTGGGCCGCGCTCGAACGGGCAGGGCATCAACTCGCGCGGGGCGATCGCGGCTTGCTGCAGATCGCCGCGGACGACGACGAAGCGCGCGCGATCGGCGACGCGATCGCCACGTTCCGCTATCCGTCCGACTACGTGACGCCGGTCGGCGCGGCCGATGCAGCGCAACTCGCCGGCATGCCGATCGCGCGTGGCGGCTGGTTCTTTCCGCGTGGCGGCTGGATCGATCCGGCCTCGCTGTGCGCGGCGCAGCTCGCCGCGGCAGGCGGGTTGGTCGAACGACGCTTCGGCGTCGACGTCGCGCGTCTCGAACGTTCCGGCGATCAGTGGACCGTCTTCGACACCGCGGGCAATGCGCTCGCGCGTGCGCCGGTCGTGATCGTCGCGGGCGCACATGAAGCCGCGCCCATCGCCGGCTTGCGTTATGCGCCGACGCGCAGCATTCGCGGTCAGTTGAGCTTGCTGCCGGCGGGTACCGTCGCGCCGCTCACGTTGCCCGTGATCGGCGAGGGCTACGCGGTGCCGCTCGCGAACGGCGTCACGCTGACGGGGGCGACCTATGAACTCGATGACCCCGACACGTCATTGCGGGCCGACGGTCATCGCGAGAATATCGAGCGCGTCGCACAGATGCTGCCCGCGTTCGCAGGCGCACTCGATGCCGCGCCGCTGACCTCGCTCGCAGGTCGCGTTGCGTTTCGTTGCGTGACCTCCGACCGCATGCCGATGATCGGCCAGCTCGCCGACGAAGTCGCGGCTTCGCGCGACGCTGCGCGCCTACGCGGTGCATGGCCGCTCGATCTGCCACGCGTCGACGGCCTGTACGGCGCATTCGCCTATGGTTCTCGCGGGCTGGTGTGGGCCGCGCTTGGGGCTGAGCTGATCGCATCGCAGATCGAAGGCGAGCCGTGGCCGCTCGAACGCGACCTCGCCGAAGACATCGACCCTGCGCGTTTTTTGCTGCGCGCGTTGCGGCAAGGGACGGTCAGTTAA
- a CDS encoding HU family DNA-binding protein has product MNKQELIDAVAGQTGASKAQTGETLDTLLDVIKKSVSKGDAVQLIGFGSFGSGKRAARTGRNPKTGETIKIPAAKTVKFTAGKAFKDAVNKR; this is encoded by the coding sequence ATGAACAAACAGGAACTGATCGACGCTGTCGCAGGACAGACGGGCGCCAGCAAAGCTCAAACCGGTGAAACGCTGGACACGTTGCTTGATGTGATCAAGAAGTCTGTGTCGAAGGGTGATGCGGTCCAGCTGATCGGCTTCGGGAGCTTTGGTTCGGGCAAGCGCGCAGCGCGTACGGGTCGCAATCCGAAGACCGGCGAAACTATCAAGATTCCGGCTGCCAAGACAGTCAAGTTCACGGCAGGCAAGGCGTTCAAGGACGCGGTCAACAAGCGCTAA
- a CDS encoding GTP-binding protein encodes MNQPLLPITVLSGFLGAGKTTLLNHILANRAGLRVAVIVNDLATVDIDPTLVQTPAEPPRVGEQVVELTNGCICCTQHDDLLDEIHRLAGEKRFDAFVIESTGVTEPIQIAETFTFVDDNDGASLADVARLDTMVTIVDAFNFLRDYASADALSERGIAVTEDDDRTVVELLIEQIEFSDVLVVNKIDLVSADELARLQRILACLNPRAVQLVSRFAEVPLDQVLNTGRFDFDAASNAAGWLAALEHEQEHEHGAQHGHTHHSEADEYGVGHFVYRARRPFHPQRLWELLHQEWKGVLRSKGFFWLATRNDIGGSLSQAGGACRHGPAGMWWAAQDRSEWPEGDDELAAEIAADWYGAPDDMSIGDRRQEFVLIGVDIDPAIWRARFDACLLTDDEYALGPQAWQQFPDPFPAWDFDDDDHDHDHGHHHHHHGHGDDCEHCGHGQTVHRHD; translated from the coding sequence ATGAACCAGCCGCTATTGCCCATCACCGTGCTCTCCGGTTTTCTGGGCGCCGGCAAGACCACGCTCCTGAACCATATCCTCGCGAATCGCGCCGGCTTGCGCGTCGCGGTGATCGTCAACGATCTCGCCACCGTCGATATCGACCCAACGCTCGTGCAGACTCCGGCCGAGCCGCCACGTGTCGGCGAACAGGTGGTTGAACTCACGAACGGCTGCATCTGCTGCACGCAGCACGACGATCTGCTGGATGAAATCCATCGCCTCGCCGGCGAAAAGCGCTTTGACGCGTTCGTGATCGAATCGACCGGCGTCACCGAACCGATACAGATCGCCGAGACCTTCACGTTCGTCGACGACAACGACGGCGCGTCGCTTGCCGATGTCGCGCGGCTCGACACGATGGTCACGATCGTCGATGCCTTCAACTTCCTGCGCGACTACGCGTCGGCCGACGCGCTCTCCGAACGCGGCATCGCAGTCACCGAGGACGACGACCGAACGGTCGTCGAACTGCTGATCGAGCAGATCGAGTTTAGTGACGTGCTTGTCGTGAACAAGATTGATCTCGTCAGCGCCGACGAACTCGCACGTTTGCAGCGCATCCTCGCGTGCCTGAACCCGCGGGCCGTGCAACTCGTGAGCCGCTTCGCCGAGGTGCCGCTCGACCAGGTGCTGAACACCGGGCGCTTCGATTTCGACGCGGCGTCGAATGCGGCGGGCTGGCTCGCGGCGCTCGAGCACGAACAAGAGCACGAGCACGGCGCTCAGCACGGCCACACGCATCACAGCGAAGCCGACGAATACGGCGTCGGCCATTTTGTCTATCGCGCGCGCCGGCCCTTTCATCCGCAGCGGCTGTGGGAGTTGCTGCATCAGGAGTGGAAGGGTGTGCTGCGTAGCAAGGGTTTCTTCTGGCTCGCGACGCGCAACGATATCGGCGGCTCGCTATCGCAGGCAGGTGGCGCTTGCCGGCATGGTCCGGCGGGCATGTGGTGGGCTGCGCAGGATCGCAGCGAATGGCCGGAAGGCGACGACGAGCTGGCCGCCGAAATCGCCGCGGACTGGTACGGCGCACCGGACGATATGAGCATCGGCGATCGTCGTCAGGAGTTCGTGCTGATCGGCGTCGATATCGATCCCGCCATCTGGCGCGCGAGGTTCGACGCGTGTCTCCTCACCGACGACGAATACGCGCTAGGGCCGCAAGCCTGGCAGCAGTTCCCCGATCCGTTCCCGGCGTGGGACTTCGATGATGACGATCACGATCACGATCACGGCCACCATCACCATCATCACGGACACGGCGACGACTGCGAGCATTGCGGACATGGCCAGACCGTGCATCGTCACGACTGA
- a CDS encoding lytic transglycosylase domain-containing protein, with product MKRPLVTVTATLALFAAAASARADCFDEAAKYQKVNPLVLRAIAWQESHNRPDAQHKNANGSTDYGVMQINSIHLPVLAQYGISQGTLMEPCKNVYIAAWHLRHQMNKYGNTWQAVGAYHSETPALRDKYAQQIVAILRSWKLMPAQ from the coding sequence ATGAAACGTCCGCTTGTCACCGTCACCGCCACGCTCGCGCTGTTTGCCGCAGCCGCCTCCGCGCGCGCCGACTGCTTCGACGAGGCGGCGAAGTACCAGAAGGTCAATCCGCTCGTTTTGCGGGCAATCGCCTGGCAGGAGTCGCATAACCGGCCGGATGCCCAGCACAAGAACGCGAATGGCTCGACCGACTACGGTGTGATGCAGATCAATTCGATACATCTGCCGGTGCTCGCGCAGTACGGGATCTCGCAGGGCACGCTGATGGAGCCGTGCAAGAACGTTTATATCGCGGCGTGGCATCTGCGCCACCAGATGAACAAGTACGGCAATACCTGGCAGGCGGTCGGTGCCTACCACTCGGAAACACCGGCGTTGCGAGACAAGTACGCCCAGCAGATCGTCGCGATTCTGCGCAGCTGGAAGTTGATGCCCGCGCAGTAA
- the gspD gene encoding type II secretion system secretin GspD, translated as MALRRVATALLVAGLITAQAAQAQVTLNFVNADIDQVAKAIGAATGKTIIVDPRVKGQLNLVSENAVPEDQALKTLQSALRMQGFALVQDHGVLKVVPEADAKLQGVPTYVGNVPTARGDQVVTQVFTLRNESANNLLPVLRPLISPNNTVAAYPSNNTIVVTDYADNVRRIAQIIAGVDSAAGQSVAVVPLKNANAIDIAQQLNKMLDPGSIGSTDATLKVSISSDARTNSLLMRASNTARLAAAKELAKQLDVPTTMPGNIHVVPLRNADATKLARTLRSMLGKGAGGEGGSSAGSNEANAFNQNAGGGGGSSTSTGVAGTAPLPSGGLGSSSMGSSPMGGSSGSGKESGGFLGGDKEKGSEDQGGGMITADAATNSLIVTAPEAVYRNLRAVIDQLDARRAQVYIEALIVELNSNTSGNLGIQWQVANGNLFAGTNLATGSGNSIINLTAAAAAAGSTGGLATALGTQGLQQGLNVGWIHNIFGVQGLGALLQALSQTADANVLSTPNLITLDNEEAKIIVGTNVPIQTGSYSNLTSSTTSTAFNTFDRVDIGLTLHVKPQITDGGILKLQLYTEDSAIVNGTNNASTNPQGPEFTKRSIQSTVLCDNGEIIVLGGLMQDNYQVSNSKVPLLGDIPWLGQLFRSEQKTRDKTNLMVFLRPVILADRETTQAVSANRYDYIQGVQGAYRSDNRVMKDHDDPVVPPMPVGPSQGGVPAMNLFDLNQMRRQQQAPQPIPQQVPQQMPPQAVPQAAVVDPASGVVSSTVSPGAHP; from the coding sequence ATGGCTTTGCGTCGCGTTGCAACGGCGCTGCTGGTGGCTGGACTGATCACCGCGCAGGCAGCACAGGCACAGGTGACACTGAACTTCGTCAACGCCGACATCGATCAGGTCGCGAAAGCGATCGGCGCTGCGACCGGCAAGACGATCATCGTCGATCCGCGGGTGAAGGGGCAACTGAACCTCGTCTCCGAAAACGCGGTGCCCGAGGATCAGGCACTCAAAACCTTGCAGTCCGCGCTGCGCATGCAGGGCTTCGCGCTCGTACAGGATCATGGCGTGCTGAAAGTGGTGCCCGAGGCGGACGCCAAGCTGCAAGGCGTGCCGACCTATGTGGGCAACGTGCCGACCGCGCGCGGCGACCAGGTCGTCACACAGGTCTTCACACTGAGGAACGAATCGGCCAACAACCTGCTGCCGGTACTGCGTCCGCTGATCTCGCCGAACAACACCGTCGCAGCCTACCCCTCTAACAACACTATTGTCGTTACCGATTACGCCGACAACGTTCGGCGCATCGCGCAGATCATCGCGGGCGTCGATAGCGCGGCGGGCCAGTCGGTTGCGGTCGTGCCGCTGAAGAACGCGAACGCGATCGACATCGCGCAGCAGCTGAACAAGATGCTCGACCCGGGCTCGATCGGCAGCACGGACGCGACGCTGAAGGTGTCGATTTCGTCTGATGCGCGCACCAACTCGCTGCTGATGCGCGCATCGAACACCGCACGCCTCGCGGCGGCGAAGGAGCTCGCGAAACAGCTCGACGTGCCGACCACGATGCCCGGCAACATTCACGTCGTGCCGCTGCGCAACGCGGATGCGACAAAGCTCGCGCGCACGCTGCGCTCGATGCTCGGTAAGGGCGCCGGCGGCGAAGGCGGTTCGTCGGCTGGCTCGAACGAGGCCAACGCGTTCAACCAGAACGCCGGCGGTGGGGGCGGCAGCAGCACTTCGACGGGCGTTGCCGGCACGGCGCCGTTGCCGTCGGGTGGTCTCGGCAGCAGTTCGATGGGCTCGTCGCCGATGGGCGGCTCTTCCGGTTCGGGCAAGGAGTCCGGCGGCTTCCTCGGTGGCGACAAGGAGAAGGGCAGCGAGGACCAGGGCGGCGGTATGATCACCGCCGATGCGGCGACCAACTCGCTGATCGTCACGGCGCCCGAGGCGGTGTACCGTAATCTGCGCGCGGTGATCGACCAGCTCGATGCGCGTCGCGCTCAGGTGTATATCGAGGCACTGATCGTCGAGCTGAATTCGAATACGAGCGGCAACCTCGGTATTCAGTGGCAGGTCGCGAACGGTAACTTATTTGCCGGTACCAACCTGGCGACTGGCTCGGGCAACAGCATCATCAACCTGACGGCCGCGGCGGCCGCGGCTGGATCGACCGGCGGCCTCGCGACGGCGCTGGGCACCCAGGGCCTGCAACAAGGCCTGAACGTCGGCTGGATTCACAACATTTTTGGCGTTCAGGGTCTCGGCGCGTTGCTGCAGGCGCTGTCGCAGACCGCCGACGCGAATGTGCTGTCCACACCGAACCTGATCACGCTCGACAACGAAGAAGCGAAGATCATCGTCGGTACCAACGTGCCGATCCAGACCGGCTCGTATTCGAACCTGACGAGCAGCACGACGAGCACGGCTTTCAACACGTTCGACCGCGTCGACATCGGTCTGACGCTGCACGTGAAGCCGCAAATTACCGATGGCGGCATCCTGAAGCTGCAGCTCTACACGGAAGACTCGGCGATCGTCAACGGCACGAACAACGCGTCGACGAACCCGCAGGGCCCGGAATTCACGAAGCGTTCGATCCAGTCGACCGTGCTGTGCGATAACGGCGAGATCATCGTGCTCGGCGGCCTGATGCAGGACAACTACCAGGTCAGCAACAGCAAGGTGCCGCTGCTTGGCGACATTCCCTGGCTGGGCCAGCTGTTCCGCTCCGAGCAGAAGACGCGCGACAAGACCAACCTGATGGTCTTCCTGCGCCCGGTGATCCTCGCCGACCGCGAAACCACGCAGGCCGTCTCGGCGAACCGCTACGACTACATCCAGGGTGTGCAGGGTGCGTACCGTTCGGACAACAGGGTCATGAAGGATCACGACGATCCAGTCGTGCCGCCGATGCCAGTCGGCCCGAGCCAGGGCGGGGTGCCGGCGATGAACCTGTTCGACCTGAACCAGATGCGCCGCCAGCAGCAGGCACCGCAACCGATCCCTCAACAGGTTCCTCAACAGATGCCGCCGCAGGCGGTGCCGCAAGCCGCCGTCGTCGATCCGGCAAGCGGCGTGGTGTCGAGCACGGTGTCGCCGGGAGCGCATCCGTGA
- the gspE gene encoding type II secretion system ATPase GspE, producing MLNSDGADGERAAPSPLAARLVPYGFARSGQILVAHQHADSLEVWISERTSEAALAEVARNYGTVSVVRMPADELAQAINQAYARQDGSAAQVVGEVEGEVDLSRLMQDIPEVEDLLESEDDAPIIRMINALLTQAAREQASDIHIEPFENASVVRFRVDGTLRDVVRPKKALHGALISRIKIMAQLDIAEKRLPQDGRITLRVGGRPVDVRVSTLPTGHGERAVLRLLEKDAARLNLEALGMASDTLGQFDKLIGKPHGIVLVTGPTGSGKTTTLYASMSRLETATTNIMTVEDPIEYDLSGIGQTQVNERIGMSFARALRSILRQDPDVIMIGEIRDLETAQIAVQASLTGHLVLATLHTNDAASAVTRLTDMGVEPYLLASSLLGVLAQRLVRRLCPVCREERTEEDGSKRWHPVGCDRCGQSGYAGRRGVYELLLIDETIRSLIHRNAADAEILEAGRSQGMRTLRDDSERWLASGLTSLEEVIRVTGGA from the coding sequence CTGCTGAACAGTGACGGCGCCGACGGCGAGCGCGCGGCGCCGTCGCCGCTTGCCGCCCGGCTCGTGCCGTACGGCTTTGCGCGCAGCGGCCAGATTCTGGTCGCGCATCAGCATGCCGACAGCCTCGAAGTCTGGATCAGCGAGCGCACGAGCGAAGCCGCGCTTGCCGAAGTCGCGCGCAATTACGGCACGGTGTCGGTCGTGCGCATGCCCGCCGACGAGCTCGCGCAGGCGATCAACCAGGCGTATGCGCGCCAGGACGGCAGCGCTGCGCAGGTGGTCGGAGAAGTGGAAGGCGAAGTCGATCTGTCGCGTCTGATGCAGGACATCCCCGAGGTCGAGGATCTGCTCGAGTCGGAAGATGACGCGCCGATCATCCGCATGATCAACGCGCTGCTCACGCAAGCGGCGCGCGAGCAGGCATCCGATATCCACATCGAGCCGTTCGAGAATGCGTCCGTGGTGCGCTTTCGCGTCGACGGCACGCTGCGTGATGTGGTGCGGCCGAAAAAAGCGCTGCACGGCGCGCTGATCTCGCGGATCAAGATCATGGCGCAGCTCGACATCGCGGAAAAACGTCTGCCGCAGGACGGCCGCATCACGCTACGCGTCGGCGGTCGCCCGGTCGACGTGCGCGTATCGACGCTGCCGACCGGTCACGGCGAGCGCGCGGTGCTGCGTCTGCTCGAAAAAGACGCGGCACGACTCAATCTCGAAGCGCTCGGCATGGCGTCCGACACGCTCGGCCAGTTCGACAAGCTGATCGGCAAGCCGCACGGCATCGTGCTCGTGACGGGCCCGACCGGTTCCGGCAAGACCACGACGCTGTATGCGTCGATGTCGCGACTGGAAACGGCGACCACCAACATCATGACGGTGGAAGATCCGATCGAATACGACCTGTCCGGCATCGGCCAGACCCAGGTCAACGAGCGGATCGGCATGAGCTTCGCACGCGCATTGCGCTCGATTCTGCGTCAGGACCCGGACGTCATCATGATCGGTGAAATCCGCGACCTCGAAACCGCGCAGATCGCGGTGCAGGCATCGCTGACGGGCCACCTGGTGCTCGCGACGCTTCACACGAACGACGCGGCATCTGCCGTCACGCGACTGACCGACATGGGCGTCGAGCCGTATCTGCTGGCGTCATCGCTGCTCGGCGTGCTCGCGCAGCGGCTGGTGCGGCGTCTATGCCCGGTGTGCCGCGAAGAGCGCACCGAAGAGGACGGCAGCAAGCGCTGGCATCCGGTCGGCTGCGACCGTTGCGGCCAATCCGGTTACGCGGGACGGCGCGGCGTCTACGAGTTGCTGCTGATCGACGAAACGATCCGCTCGCTGATCCACCGCAACGCGGCGGATGCCGAAATTCTCGAAGCCGGCCGTTCGCAGGGCATGCGCACGCTGCGCGACGATTCGGAGCGTTGGCTTGCGTCGGGACTGACGTCGCTCGAAGAAGTGATTCGCGTGACGGGCGGAGCGTAA
- the gspF gene encoding type II secretion system inner membrane protein GspF, producing MPAFRFEAIDAAGKPQKGVLDADSARGARTSLRSQGLTPLVVEPAASRTRGERNRRLALGRRLSQREQAILTRQLASLLIAGLPLDEALAVLTEQSERDYIRELMAAIRAEVLGGHSLANALQQHPKDFPEIYRALVAAGEHTGKLGLVLSRLADYIEQRNALKQKIVLAFTYPTIVTFIAFGIVTFLLSYVVPQVVNVFASTKQQLPFLTIVMMALSGFVRHWWWAMLIGVLVVGYLVRATLRQPAPRLAFDRWLLTAPLIGKLVRGYNTVRFASTLGILTAAGVPILRALQAAAETLSNNAMRENIDDAIVRVREGTSLSRALGNTKTFPPVLVHLIRSGEATGDVTTMLDRAADGEARELERRTMFLTSLLEPLLILAMGGVVLVIVLAVMLPIIELNNLVQ from the coding sequence ATGCCGGCATTTCGTTTTGAAGCGATCGACGCGGCGGGCAAGCCACAAAAAGGCGTGCTCGACGCCGACAGCGCGCGCGGCGCGCGCACGAGCCTGCGTTCGCAGGGGCTCACCCCGCTCGTCGTCGAACCAGCGGCATCGCGCACGCGCGGCGAGCGCAATCGGCGGCTCGCGCTCGGGCGTCGTCTGTCGCAGCGCGAGCAGGCCATTCTGACGCGGCAGCTCGCGAGTCTGCTGATCGCCGGCTTGCCGCTCGACGAAGCTCTCGCGGTGCTGACCGAGCAGTCGGAGCGCGATTACATCCGCGAGCTGATGGCGGCGATTCGCGCCGAAGTGCTCGGCGGTCATTCGCTCGCCAACGCGCTGCAGCAGCATCCGAAGGATTTCCCCGAGATCTACCGGGCGCTCGTCGCGGCCGGCGAACACACGGGCAAGCTCGGTTTGGTGCTGTCGCGGCTCGCCGACTATATCGAGCAGCGCAACGCACTGAAGCAGAAGATCGTGCTGGCGTTCACCTATCCGACGATCGTCACGTTCATCGCGTTCGGCATCGTCACGTTCCTGCTCAGCTATGTGGTGCCGCAGGTCGTCAACGTGTTCGCGAGCACGAAACAGCAACTGCCATTTCTGACGATCGTGATGATGGCGCTGTCCGGCTTCGTGCGGCACTGGTGGTGGGCGATGCTAATCGGCGTGCTCGTGGTCGGCTATCTGGTGCGCGCGACGCTCAGGCAACCGGCGCCGCGTCTCGCGTTCGACCGTTGGCTGCTCACCGCGCCGCTGATCGGCAAGCTCGTGCGCGGCTATAACACCGTGCGCTTCGCGAGCACGCTTGGCATTCTGACCGCGGCGGGCGTGCCGATTCTGCGCGCGTTGCAGGCCGCGGCCGAAACGCTCAGCAACAACGCGATGCGCGAGAACATCGACGACGCGATCGTGCGGGTGCGCGAAGGTACGTCGCTGTCGCGCGCGCTCGGCAATACGAAGACGTTTCCGCCGGTGCTCGTGCACCTGATCCGCTCGGGCGAAGCGACCGGTGACGTGACGACGATGCTCGATCGCGCGGCCGACGGCGAAGCGCGCGAGCTTGAGCGTCGCACGATGTTCCTGACGAGCCTGCTCGAGCCGCTGCTGATTCTGGCGATGGGGGGCGTGGTGCTCGTGATCGTGCTCGCGGTGATGCTGCCGATCATCGAGCTGAACAACCTCGTGCAGTAG
- a CDS encoding general secretion pathway protein GspC has product MNAIQIRLLSLAVFAAFCATLTYWVITLTTMSGAPLPAAAAHTQVSTDQAAALFGGQLTRNVNQDIHLFGILALSEGAAAIVSVGGEPPHAVSLGSALMQGTRLSEVRARSIIIDRNGAHSEIFLPANAGGPTIYVR; this is encoded by the coding sequence ATGAACGCCATCCAAATCCGCCTCCTGTCGCTCGCGGTGTTCGCCGCTTTCTGTGCGACGCTGACCTACTGGGTCATCACGCTCACCACGATGTCCGGCGCGCCGTTGCCGGCCGCCGCCGCACATACGCAGGTCTCGACCGACCAGGCCGCAGCACTGTTCGGCGGGCAACTCACGCGCAACGTCAATCAGGACATCCATCTCTTTGGCATCCTCGCGTTGAGCGAAGGCGCCGCGGCGATCGTCAGCGTCGGCGGCGAACCGCCTCACGCGGTGTCGCTTGGCAGCGCGCTCATGCAAGGCACCAGACTCTCCGAAGTTCGCGCCCGCTCGATCATCATCGACCGCAACGGCGCCCACTCCGAAATATTCCTGCCCGCCAATGCCGGCGGACCTACCATCTACGTGCGCTGA